TATAACTGACATGTAGCTCTGGAAAGGTATAAAGAGACAATAAACTACAATAGAACATCATGAAAAAGATACATCATAAGGACTAGTATCATAACGAGACATCATATCAATTATTAAGATTATCATTATTACTACTTTTGAGAGCTTTTATACTCGGACCACTATTACACCTTGTATATCATCATTGTCTTCGTGCTTTGAAACGACCAAAGTTAATAGTTACGTTAAAAAGCCGCTACTTTCAAAGTTATTTGAGAGGGGTTATCAGAGAATACCCTGAGTTGCCTAATTGAGAATTAGTTTAGTTTAAGCGCGGACTCGAACAGAAGAACAAGTCCTTTATAATAATACCTCATGTGAGTAGTCTTGGAAGCTTACACTTGGCTTAGATAAGATAGTGAACTGAAATTAAGTAAACCACCTGAGAACCTCACACTTGAACTAGATTAATAATTAGCAATCCATTGTAAGTAAGAAATaagttctttcttcaataaagAACTAGCACATCCTCAAAATAAGAATTGCATAAGTGGCCGAGCGGTCTAAGGCGACAGACTCAAGATCTGTTACTCGTGAGAGTGCGCAGGTTCGAATCCCGCCTTATGCATCTTTGAAATAcatttttttaattttgCTTTTAACCCTAGAAAGACAAGTTGGATGCTACTTGATAACTTGTTTTTGCCAATTCTATTAACATTCTTAGATAAtctttggaggaagaggaacAGTAGCAATAGAATCATTGGAACCATTGGATCTCACTACATTGTCAACCGCGTGCGacttctcctcttcttccttgaAGTACTCCTCTAGAGCATTGGCTTTGGCACTACTAGGCTTAGAACCATGCTTAATTCTTCTCGTGGGCTTTGGAGGAGGCTTGGTAGCAATAGAAGTATCATCAAGATGTACCTGGGAGTCACTGAATAAAGGAGCGCGTGCTGCAGGCTTGAGTAGATTGTTCGTAGCGGCAGGAAGACTTTCATCTTGATTGAATACCACACTTCCAGGGGTTAGATCAATCTTGGACGAACTCTCACTGCCCTGAAACTTACCAATCACCTCAGGAACTCTATGTAGAAGACCATAGCCTATATCACATCCCAAAAGACCTCTTCCACCCCACTGCGTATTCGGATAGATTGTGACGGGTCTCACAGTGTCATAATCATGGTTATACATGTAGAGCACCAAAGAACATGGAGAAACAGCAGTCGAATTTTGAatctgttgctgctgttctTGAATCCACTTGTTGTGCACTGAAGTGATTACTCTACCTAGTAAATCCTCACCTCCAGTAGACAATTTACCACCCTCACAGTTGAGAATGTATTCATCAGGAATAATTCCAGCCACATAAGCGGGTGAATTCTGTTGAACGCGCAATATATGCCACACATAGAACgcagaagaaagaggtgtCAGCTGAAAAGTGACTTTCAGCTTGCGAAAGGCAGAATTATGCACAGTTGGGCCATCTTTATCAGGCTTATCCAAGCTAACCTCGTCCAATTCAGAGGCACCAGCCTGAAACTCCCCATTGGGGACACAGATATCTCTGGTGATCCCTCCCTTGGCCGACCAGGTGGTCAAAACAAGATCGTTTTTCTTATCGTTCACCTCCATCGCAAGAAACTCAAGCATCACACTGTAGTCAACATTACTGGGATCTACTATCAATCCAGAAGTCTGCATGGATACCACCTCCCCAGGCTGTGCTCCACTGTATGGATTGGAGTCCAATGCTTTACCATGTCTGAAAAATGAAAGCACGTCTCGACCATTTATAGAAGTCACAAAATCAAACCAGCTCTCTAATCCGTACTGTTCTGCCACTGAGTCCTTTTCAACATTAACCACGCGAAGACCTATAGTATTTGGAGTGTAATTTCTGCCATCACTCGAGCTGGAATTGAGATAAACAGATGCTTGAGTCTCAATGCTAGAGACAAACTTTTTAGCCAAGCCAAACATTGTTACAGGAAGAAGACAAgagtttctcttctgttgttTCATCTCTCTAAATAAGCCTCTTCGgcattttcttttcacgTCGCGATTTCGAGATGCTTCATTTTGATCGATTTATTCCGTTCGATCTCGGCCggattccttcttctttatccacATTTCTTCGTCTGATACGTCGAAAACGTCTTTTAATACGGTGTTACACAGTATTTCAAAGCTTTGGTGTTCCATAAATAAGCTAGCTTCAAAAGCATACAGctattcttcaaatatggCCAAACCTCTTCAACAGTACAAAGATGACTTTGATACAAAAGTGCTCAAGGTTGACAGGGATTCTATCCATTTTGATGATCATGGAAGGCTTTCAATCTCTGATCCGGATACAGAAAAAGCTCTAAGAATGGCCACCGAGATTATAAAGAAGCCTGGAGGAGTTGTTGGCTTTCCTACAGAGACTGTGTATGGATTGGGAGGTTCATCTTTGTCTACTGAGAGTGTCAAGGCCA
This sequence is a window from Brettanomyces nanus chromosome 3, complete sequence. Protein-coding genes within it:
- a CDS encoding uncharacterized protein (BUSCO:EOG09342FUD~EggNog:ENOG41) codes for the protein MFGLAKKFVSSIETQASVYLNSSSSDGRNYTPNTIGLRVVNVEKDSVAEQYGLESWFDFVTSINGRDVLSFFRHGKALDSNPYSGAQPGEVVSMQTSGLIVDPSNVDYSVMLEFLAMEVNDKKNDLVLTTWSAKGGITRDICVPNGEFQAGASELDEVSLDKPDKDGPTVHNSAFRKLKVTFQLTPLSSAFYVWHILRVQQNSPAYVAGIIPDEYILNCEGGKLSTGGEDLLGRVITSVHNKWIQEQQQQIQNSTAVSPCSLVLYMYNHDYDTVRPVTIYPNTQWGGRGLLGCDIGYGLLHRVPEVIGKFQGSESSSKIDLTPGSVVFNQDESLPAATNNLLKPAARAPLFSDSQVHLDDTSIATKPPPKPTRRIKHGSKPSSAKANALEEYFKEEEEKSHAVDNVVRSNGSNDSIATVPLPPKII